Genomic segment of Drosophila takahashii strain IR98-3 E-12201 chromosome X, DtakHiC1v2, whole genome shotgun sequence:
GAATTTTCTGGTGGTGAAACTGAATACAATCTACCAAAGCCATCAATTTCAATTCGCGCTTCTGGTGATAAGGGTAATATTCCTAAGTTTTTCCTAAAATTATCAAGTACACTGGAACCACAAATTTCAATGGAAACCACTAGCGGCCagaataatatttcaaatcgTTTATTAGGTATTCCTGGCGAAGGAAGTAATCACTTGAAACCGCAATCTTCAATGGAAAACACTGGAGGTGAAAATGGTATCCCGAAATACTCGACAGACATTCCCAACGAGGAATTGGATCTACTGGTGCCTCAAAATGTAATAGAAGTTTCTAACGATGAGGAACATATCGGGAACTATTTTTTGAACATCCGTGATGAGGAAAACATCGAGGAATATTTTTCTGATATCCGTGATGGAAAAAATATCaggaattatttttctgacttCCGTGGTGACGAAGACTATTCTCTGGAATTTCAAACTTCAACCGAAGGCACTGGCGATGAGAAGAACATTTGCAATCTTGACGAAGAATACAATCTGCGCGAGCGTGGAACTTTGACGGCTGTCCTTGGAGATAACAATACGACTGATGAGGAGTATATCCTGAACTATATTTTAAGTATCCGTGacgaataaataaatgctCTTAAATTCAGAAGAGGTAAGGGCGATAAGGCTGATGGTATTAAGATTTAAGTTTAACAAGATATATCTATATCtcagtggcggatctaggattttgttgtggggggtgatatcagaacaaattttttgttgcataccctttgaataccaaaatttctttcatttttcagcCGAGTGGTGGGTGATATATTACCCATATCACCCCCAAGGATCCGCGCAtgctatatctatatatatactatagtACGCtttagtcgagtgcctcgattAGCAGATACCCTATACTCAGCTACAACAACAAGCTTTTAAAAACGAAGGGCGGAAACACTAGGGGAGTGCAGAGTAAGGTGGAGAACGATTCATTTTTTGAATGTttcttttccaaaaatcaatattttttaaaagtgtaagcagaaagttgcttgcATATACTGAtcatatttctgtaaaagtacactcaaaaaatttttctataaagagaaaaaattttctaatcttaagaaaaattttctattgaacgagtttttttagaaaattttttctcaaatacagaaaaattaattttttttctaaattataaggtttatttttctaatcttcttttttttatttgagggataaaatcgccattgattttcaaaaaaaaagactgaacttttctaaaaatacaaaaaaaattgccattaaaattataaatatttctacataatagaaatattgtttttctaaaaacagaaaaaatgtttgaagatttttctaacaGTACGAAAGAAATGTgtgattttaagaaatatttttctagaaaataaaaaatgtaaccgcattTGATCAATTTCCCTTCTTATACACtttttagaaacattttttaggcctaagaaaaaataaatcgaagaaaatttccgggattggtagcGTAGGGGTCTAGCGCGTGCGTGCTTGAATAAgttattcaagcttgcggctgcaagtGTGAGTTAAATcccacgtcgagacgaaaaactcgtgttgtctttttgtttttttttttaacactaatatttacatattaataaaaaaaatgtattgcattttgtttagatcacaaataattatattttaataaaaaatatgtttaagtttttcaaatttgaaacattcaattactgttactatagaaccataataaataaataaatattaatattaatcaataaatatttaagagaaaaattaaatgatcaaCTTGAAACTTCTGAGTATGTTGCTTTGCAACCACATATGTTTCATACATATTTTACTAGTTCCCATGAAGACCGTGTATGCTCCAGACGAGGGCCTCACCCACTGTAAAGCCCCTTAAATGCTATAATCGATCTAGCAAacgcatttcaaaatattttgtaaatgagGGTTTATTTTGATTGTTCAAATGGGGCTGTTCTTTAAatagttatgcgcaatcaaagttTCATATTTCCatctttctctttcttgtttaaaagtgtACAGCGCTGTGTAGAGAATTTACAGTATAAAAAGTAATGCAGAGCATCCTTTAAATTAGGCAAATTATGATTCGCTGTGCCTTAAACATACGAGGATTTTTTCCACGACTGGTTCACCTTTAATCTTGCTCGCAATTTGGAGAGTACCCCCAATCAAGtcgaaaaattggaaaaacccCACGGATGGAACATGGGAAATGGAGCTGTGAGGGTTGCCTGTCACAGAGCTGCACTTCCAAGATTTGCAGCTTGTTGTTGCTTTGCAGGCCCAAAAACGaggcgaaatgaaatgaattgcCCTAAGTGCTGGCGGGTGTTTAATTTAAGTGTTTAGCCCGGATTTTAGTGCCGCCCACATGCAATTGCACGCCATTAGCAGAAGTAATAGGCGAGGCGACCCAAAGTGCACTCTAGGTGCTTTCTTACTGCAGGTAACTCAGGTATAGGTGTATATATCTCCCTCCGCAGTTGCACTACCACATGAGTAATTGCATAACACACAACTAATCCCCGGGGGATACATATCGCATCTGTAATGACTCTGATTCATCGACTTTGACTTGAGCACGTGTGACTTTTGTAATCCCTCCACAAAGCCTGCGGCGGCTATCAATGCAAATTGTGTTTTATAGCCAATTGAACTTACGGCCTGTTAATTGCCGGAGCCTTATCGAGGTGTGGATGCGGGTGGGGACTCCAACGTATCCTAGGGATTAGCAGAGGCCAAAAATGAGATTGCTTTGAAGGCTCATTAGGATAGCAACATATAACAATTCCAATTCAAAATGTCCTTAAATGTCCGGCAAACCGAAGTTATGCCATGCAATAACAGTTGCAGACTCAGAAATCCGGACACCTGCACTTATGCTCCGCCTGATATATGTGAAAAGGTCATATTGAGGTTGGCTAGAAAACGCATCATTCTATCCAATATCcaataatttgggggctacattcttaaaaaaaattttctacaattTACGGCaaaaaccctaaaattaataaaaaaaaaattcttgaaaatttgtttataaatttgtatacccttgcagagggtattatgatttcagtcagaagtttgcaacgcagtgaaggagacgtttcctcgaaaaaatacatttaaaattcaaaaacattttaagcaTAATATTACGGATCCGATAAAGAAAAAGTTGCAAGGGTTACGAGATCAATTAAATTCATGACAAAGCACAGGCAATATACGCAAGAGTTTAAAAAAACTCTGAGCTTTATGATAATCCGTTTTAAAGTATTGACAATgagtataaattaataaaaagacTTAAACAGTTGCAGTTATATAAGGACCCCATACACTTTAACAATTGATAACACCATATCAACAAAAAGGCATAAAAATACTATGACTTTAGGTTCAAAAAAGTCCTCTGGCGTAATTTTCCCAATTGAGTTTCATCTAAAGAAATAATTTGAGTTGCTAAACGTGCTTTCTGCTTTCTTAAAACAGGTTACATTTTCTTACAAATCAAACTAAGATTACTAATTTTGCCAATTGTCATTTATGGAAGCCAGTTATGCTTGCCAACAGAggccaaaataaaatagtatttcCGTTCTTTCTATATGTCGACGATTTTGAGATCAATAATCCGTTAGGACCCTATTGCGATCCACTGGGAagccctttttttaattttttatttttaacctttttttcgaaagtccaaagtcaaaaatgcgattttcacctaaaaaatttggctttcggcttaaaaataaaatatttcaagttaaaaaatacaaaaaaacgcttcccagggggcggtttttttttatgcagaaaaatatgcgaaaaatttgaaaacgattggttgagccgtttagaaatgccgatgaacacaGACTTTCggaacgtggtttcgagaaaaacgcagatgcacgtacctaaagtcttagaggttagggtactagttttagcataacttctaacgtttttgtccgattgacttaaaactttttttgtataatcttaaaatgttaatgtacgagaaaaaaataaaaaaggctgCTAAATTACATACGTGCTAACCGCAACGATGCGCGATTATTTTCAGCGCTTTACGAGACTGATGACTCAGTTATTGTTGCTAGCTCTTcggaaaaaatatgtttagatgcttgtgaaaaaaaaacaactaatAATGTACCTGTGAGTgtagtagattattatttacctgaCATGGAAGACAATATAAATCTACCTGACTCAGTAAATGTTAATGTCCCTGACgaatttaacaatatttatagTAGTTCTGACGAGAATAGTGACGGTGACTTCAATTACGAAGAGACTTTCCCTGAGCAGTGggcaattaaaaacaacattgcCAATAATGTACTAAATTAACAATTGGCAATATTGAGGAATAATAACATGAATGTGCCCAAAGACTCAAGAACACTTAAAAAAACGCCAAAAGAAGTCGTAAGCCGAAGTATGGGCGACGGCTCATAACGGTTTGTCTGAAGCACTTACAGTAGAGATGGAAAACCTTTGATGTTGggtacatcgatgttttcacaaTCGATGGTTGAAAACCTCGATATATCGCTTAAACCATCGAaagtttgtttaatttttccatAAAATTATCCAATTGTTAATGAAATGATTGTTTTGCTGAACCTTAAtacttaattatatttatttaacgaaAAATTGAGATCcatgaaaaacaaaacgaaaataaagaaaataaaataaaaaaaaattcagtcCATTTCTTAAAAAACCACACTTCATCCAGAACGAGGAACCGCCCTAAGGGGTTTCAAATGAAATAAACTGTagcaaaacttaaaatattggaaaaaacGTGCTCATTTATAAAGTTTACTTACGGCTGCATCTCTATCTCTTAGCGATACATCGATGGTTGAAAAACAACATCAATGTATCGCCGTTTTTAAAAACCTCGATAATATCAAAAGTTACATCGATGGTTTTGCATCTCTAACTTACAGATTTTTAATAGTAAATGACTACGAGTAGgaacaattaaatattgacGTAAATGTTGATGGCTTGCCTTTATGTAAAAGTTctacaaaaaatgtttggcCCATATTATGTAATGTTCCTGGATATACAGAAGTTATGTTAATAGGTGTTTACAAGGGATATTCTAAAGTAAAGGAACTTGCCGAAACTGGGTTCCAATGTAAAAGCAAATTTTATAGCGTAGGCATCAGATGCTTTATTATAGATGCTCCAGCCcgagcatttattttaggaataAAAGGCCATTCTGGTTATTATTCTTGCACATGGTGCCTTCAAAAAGGAGAAATGCATAGAAATCGagtggttttttttaaaattgggaTGGACCCCATGTGGGATGACAAGTCATTTAGAAGTAGAGGCCAGCCAGAACACCATAACAGGAAAGAAGTAACTATTTTAGAAGAAATTTCTATCGATATTGTAGAACAAGTTGGGTTGAACTCTATGCATGTTGTTTGCCTTGGAGTAGTAAGGACACTTCCAAAGTCTTGGGTAAAAATAAGGAGAGCAATATTCCTTGACttcatggaaaataaatgaacTGTCAAGCgaactaaaaaatttaaaacaagaaaggaagttatcttcggccagccgaagtttatatacccttgcagatatgcctacttaaaatgttgttttcacattgtcaaaaatgaaaacgcctactttcttcaaagttacaatggtttttctattacTTTGTCGataattcctatgggagccataagatatagtggtccgatccagctcgttccgacataagtactacctgcaatagaaagaagatttttgcgatagctttaaatctgagggactagttcacatagaaacggacagacggacagacggacatggctagatggactcggctattgatgctgatcaagaatatatatactttatgtggtcggaaacgtctcctttactgcgttgcaaacatctgactgaaattataataccctttgcaagggtataaaaatcttgCCCCTACGAATTTTCT
This window contains:
- the LOC108057025 gene encoding uncharacterized protein, with translation MENQVILLNSWHTSNSTITLSDFHRLGIPDGHKYIPKAFEIEPPYQKDFRLPWTTLSVVTDTFLYAKYHNLTLTDDGSDQDAQNVGQANSQLYVSDNTNAELQPMEPEALMEFSGGETEYNLPKPSISIRASGDKGIPGEGSNHLKPQSSMENTGGENGIPKYSTDIPNEELDLLVPQNVIEVSNDEEHIGNYFLNIRDEENIEEYFSDIRDGKNIRNYFSDFRGDEDYSLEFQTSTEGTGDEKNICNLDEEYNLRERGTLTAVLGDNNTTDEEYILNYILSIRDE